The following are encoded in a window of Castanea sativa cultivar Marrone di Chiusa Pesio chromosome 5, ASM4071231v1 genomic DNA:
- the LOC142634809 gene encoding uncharacterized protein LOC142634809: protein MQKEIDHLKKKLRCERRRRTPSFSDPSSEDSQGSGYRSRSRTPPDNLHRHKCKESSSRGLENDAMSRALHQIFKSPFTCRVEKGKLPWQFTQSTFTIYNGRMDLVEHFNGLRAGSIDSFMELTRAFGSRFITCSRVSRPLDSLLSMAIREGETLKTYSDRYWEMFNEIDDDFDDVAIRIFKVGLPTEHDLRKSLTKKPVRSVLEKIQNEPYFKCPNKMAGDPMKHNQNLYCHYHQERGYTTEDCKTLWNHLEQLVKEGRLRKFLYRPNGQGDHSGLVNQGNTSPKPPLGPINAIFAASERTGSRPSKVMFVARTLVEESSSELKRIKGNAPPILGFSEEDKIGTIQPHDDALVVTLRIGGYDVKRVMVDQGDGANIMYPDFFQGVILKT from the exons atgcagaaggagattgaccatCTGAAGAAGAAATTGCGCTGTGAGAGGCGAAGACGAACTCCTTCTTTTTCTGACCCTTCTTCTGAAGATAGCCAGGGCAGTGGCTACAGGTCAAGGTCAAGAACTCCTCCTGATAATCTTCATCGTCATAAGTGCAAGGAGTCCTCCTCTAGGGGCTTGgaaaatgatgctatgagtagggcgttacacCAAATTTTCAAGTCACCGTTCACATGTAGGGTGGAAAAGGGGAAGCTTCCATGGCAGTTCACCCAATCCacgttcaccatttataatggtcGAATGGATCTTGtagagcat TTTAATGGCCTGAGGGCAGGTTCCATCGATTCCTTCATGGAACTCACCAGGGCATTTGGGTCTCGCTTCATCACCTGCAGTAGAGTTTCTCGGCCTTTGGATTcattattgtccatggccattagggaaggggaaaccctgaaaacatacTCTGataggtactgggagatgttcaatgaaatcGATGATGATTTTGACGATGTGGCAATAAGGATTTTTAAGGTTGGCCTCCCTACTGAGCACGATTTGAGGAAATCTCTGACTAAAAAGCCTGTAAGGAGT GTGCTGGAGAAAATCCAGAATGAACCATACTTCAAGTGCCCTAACAAGATGGCCGGGGATCCCATGAAACATAATCAGAATCTCTATTGCCACTATCATCAAGAAAGGGGTTATACCACGGAGGATTGTAAGACTTtatggaatcatttggagcagttggttaaggagggaaggtTAAGGAAATTTTTGTATCGTCCCAATGGGCAGGGAGATCATTCAGGTTTAGTCAATCAGGGCAACACTTCACCAAAGCCTCCTCTGGGTCCGATCAATGCTATCTTTGCTGCTTCCGAGAGGACTGGTTCTCGTCCTTCCAAGGTGATGTTTGTGGCACGAACCCTTGTCGAGGAGTCTAGCTCTGAGCTGAAGAGGATTAAAGGGAATGCCCCACCTATTTTGGGTTTTTCGGAAGAAGACAAGATTGgaactatccaaccccatgatgatgctttggtggttacaCTGAGGATAGGGGGTTACGACGTAAAGAGAGTGATGGTTGACCAAGGTGATGGGGCaaatattatgtaccctgattttTTTCAAGGGGTTATACTTAAGACTTGA